The genomic segment TCAATATGCATCTTTAATCCTCATACATAGTTTGATTACTAACAATCGGCTAGAGCAAATGCTTTTCTGCCTCTTGCCCCCAAAACCAAATGACAGTTTCCCTTCATACGGCCCAAGCGTTCAGCAAAAGACAACCTTGTGGGACGATACTCTCTGACTGTTAGTGCTGAAATTAATCGAATTTACTTTCGATTGCGATATTGCCAAAATAGTTAGCGTATTCGGGCTCATAAGAATCCGCAACTGCTTTAACAGATCATATTATACCGAGCGACCTTAATCGTACCACCTCATAGAGCAAGGCCTTTTAAAATCTTGCTCCTGGCTATGAACACCCATCGACGTTTTGAACAGATCTTATATAACCACTCTTTATACTTTTTTAAATGACTTCGGCTGATTATGCGACACAATCGTTTGTAACCAAAGATATCAATAAGAGAAAAGAGTTCCAATGATACTACATGCCAGAGAGGCACGGAGACTCCCTTCTGTATCTATTGTTTAATATCAGGATATGTGAAAGGTTGGAGCTAAGTTAATGTCTATTAGGGATTAACCCCACTCCAGGGTGAAGGAGCGATCTCTGTTTAGCTTTACCCGGCTGCCATACTTCTTTCCCTCTCTATTCAAAATATCCCTGAGCCACAGAATATCAGCCTTCGCTGCCCTGTTTACCCTGAAATGTTTAATCCTGGTTGGGATCATCTGTAGGTGAAGCAGTTTTCCCGATACGGGTGCCACGGTGACATTATACATTAAACCCAGGTCATCTCTAAAAGACTTGTTTATACTTATTCCCTCGTAATCATTTAGAAAATCTCCACTACCATGGATGATCAGCCTGTCCTTATATACCTCCACTCCCTGAACATGATGGGATGAGTGTCCATGGATGAGATCAACACCCGCCTCATCAATCAGCCGGTGGGCAAATTTTATCTGCTGGGGAGGTATCTCATATCCCCAGTTGCCGCCCCAATGAATAGAGATAAGAGCTATATCCCCCGGCTCCTTGCTCTCTGCCACCTTTTCTTTGATAGAGTTCAGGCTCCTGTCCGACAGATCTTCCAGGAAATTTATTCCCGGCTGCTCATCTGTTGCGGCCCAACTGGGGGGAATCCCGCTTGTCCTGACCCCGTAGGAAAAGATAATAACCCTGCCCTTTCCCTTCACCTCCATTATGGCAGGTTTTTCCGCCTCGGCAATATTTCTACCCGCGCCGGCGCTCTTCACCCGCGCTCTGTTCAGTGTTTCCAGGGTCTCCACAAGTCCGGAACGTCCCCAATCAAGAACATGGTTGTTTGCCAGAGCACAAAAATCGATTTTAGCCGCCGTCAGACAGGCGATATTTTCCGGATTCATCCTGTAGTTGATGCCCTTACCCTTCCAGGGATTATTACTCTTGGTTACGCTTGTCTCCAGGTTAATAATCCTTAAATCGGGCGATAGCCGGTCAAGTTCAGCAAGGGCATCGCCCCAGATATAGGGCCAGCTGACAGGATAGGGAAAGGGGCCATTGGCCTGCTCTGCAATCTCTATATAACCTTTAGCAGATTTCATAGACTGCTCATGGATTACAGGATTACCGGGGTGGGGTAGCACCTGATCAATGCCCCTACCTAACATAACATCGCCGCACATGAAGATGCTAATAGCCCGTGGATCTCTTTGCCGATCAATGCTTGTTTCTGCAGACATTTTTTTGTCCCTGGGGTTGATGGATGGGGAGGCCCCCCGATCTTATTGCATATAGAATGATATCACAGGAAGAGGCTACGGCAAATTAAGCAGAGACTGTTCCTCCGCCTCCTCATGCTGCCTCTTATGCACAAACCTTGACGCAGGGACGCAACACCTGTCATAGAGGTACTCAATTCAATGACTGTCCTCCACTCATTTAGGAAGGACATCTCCTGTTTTCTTTAACCCCTGAGACAAACCGGACTGGCCAAGAGGACGTGTTTCGCCAATTTTCATAATCCAAAGCCTCTCCTCAGAAAGGCCATTATCAAGCCCGGCCCTGCTAAACCGTTTTGGCGGTTCCCAGGTCGGCTCATCCGACAAACCAATTGTTCCCCAGTGTGAGGCTATCAGGGTGAATGCCCGAATTTCATTGCCGACGGTAACTGCCTCTTCGGGGTTGATATGTGACATCCTCATCAGTTTTCTGGGTGCATAGGCACCGATGGGCAGAATGGCGTAGTCAAGTGGACCATACTGCCTGCCGATCAGTTTGAATATTGTCTCGGAATATCCGGTGTCACCGACAAAGAGCATTTTTTTGGTAGAACTCTCTATCAGCCACGATGCCCACAGGGTTTGATTGCGATTTTTTATACTTCGTCCTGAATTGTGAATGGCAGGTAGGGCAGTTAATGTCAGCTCGCCAAGTGCGATTGATTCGTTCCAGTCTAACTCTGTTACCCTCCCATATCCCCGTTCACTGAAAAACGATTTTAAGCCCAGGGGGACTACAACCTCAATTTTATCTTTATCTAAACAGCGAACGGATTCATCGTCCAGGTGGTCATAGTGATCATGTGAAACAATAATAATATCTATCGGCGGCAGCCTATCCATGGGGATTCCCGCTCCTGCAAACCGCCTGGGGCCCGCCCAGGAAAGAGGGCTGGCAA from the Desulfotalea psychrophila LSv54 genome contains:
- a CDS encoding MBL fold metallo-hydrolase; translated protein: MKNLLTIIGAALFLILTLGYSVMPAESNDETMGRAPHHTTYGFQNYPPVQTAAPKGLPFYLRRLWSSIFLPSIPNGHWVPEAEAMKSLSSIGGDRITWLGHASFLIRVSGKTILTDPFLTEFASPLSWAGPRRFAGAGIPMDRLPPIDIIIVSHDHYDHLDDESVRCLDKDKIEVVVPLGLKSFFSERGYGRVTELDWNESIALGELTLTALPAIHNSGRSIKNRNQTLWASWLIESSTKKMLFVGDTGYSETIFKLIGRQYGPLDYAILPIGAYAPRKLMRMSHINPEEAVTVGNEIRAFTLIASHWGTIGLSDEPTWEPPKRFSRAGLDNGLSEERLWIMKIGETRPLGQSGLSQGLKKTGDVLPK
- a CDS encoding CapA family protein, encoding MSAETSIDRQRDPRAISIFMCGDVMLGRGIDQVLPHPGNPVIHEQSMKSAKGYIEIAEQANGPFPYPVSWPYIWGDALAELDRLSPDLRIINLETSVTKSNNPWKGKGINYRMNPENIACLTAAKIDFCALANNHVLDWGRSGLVETLETLNRARVKSAGAGRNIAEAEKPAIMEVKGKGRVIIFSYGVRTSGIPPSWAATDEQPGINFLEDLSDRSLNSIKEKVAESKEPGDIALISIHWGGNWGYEIPPQQIKFAHRLIDEAGVDLIHGHSSHHVQGVEVYKDRLIIHGSGDFLNDYEGISINKSFRDDLGLMYNVTVAPVSGKLLHLQMIPTRIKHFRVNRAAKADILWLRDILNREGKKYGSRVKLNRDRSFTLEWG